In the genome of Synechococcus sp. UW179A, the window CCACCCGTCGACAGGAAGCCTGGCGACTCACGGACCTCAAACGCCTTGAGGCCGTCCATGGCCTGCCTCCCATTGATGCCGATCTCGAGAATGATTGGCCACAACCACCGCAAAGCGGACTCCGCTTGCTGCTTGGGTCTGATCAACATCCATTAGAAGGAGTAGAGCTCCCGACAGGCATCAAAGCCTTGAGTAGTGATCAGCTCGAGGACCTTCTCGGTCGCGCAACAGATCACTGCGGCTGCTCGGAGGACTGGCCCGTGGAACTCAACAAATCCTGCAGCCGTCAGGTCCTCGCTTTACAGATCAGTGGCAAGGTTCCAGCACTGGAACTCGTGATAGCTGCCAGTGGTTCAGGCATGCTGGCAACGCGTGTTCTGCTGATGCTTGAGCCAAACGCCGAACTCAAGCTGCTCGAGGTTTTCCAGTCAAAAGACAGCGTTGCGCACAGCCATCTGTGTGAAATCCTGCTCGGGGAAGAGTCACAGCTACAGCATGGCTTGATCTCCATGGGCGATGGCAGCAGTTCACTGCTGACAACGCTGGCCATCCAACAAGAGCCTCGCAGCCACTACGCGCTGTCCTCCTTCGTTCAAGGGTCGTTGTTCGCTCGAATCGAGCCAAGAATCGTGCAACTGAGTGGGCAAGCCTTTACCTCTCTGAAAGGATTGGCTGTCGCTGCAGATGAACAGCAAGTCGGCGTGCACTCCGCAATGCGTTTTGACGGCCCCGAGGGTGAACTGGATCAACTGCAAAAAAGCCTTGTCTCAGGAAAATCGCACACGATTTTCAATGGCTCGATTCAGGTGCCCAAAGAAGCACAACGAAC includes:
- the sufD gene encoding Fe-S cluster assembly protein SufD: TRRQEAWRLTDLKRLEAVHGLPPIDADLENDWPQPPQSGLRLLLGSDQHPLEGVELPTGIKALSSDQLEDLLGRATDHCGCSEDWPVELNKSCSRQVLALQISGKVPALELVIAASGSGMLATRVLLMLEPNAELKLLEVFQSKDSVAHSHLCEILLGEESQLQHGLISMGDGSSSLLTTLAIQQEPRSHYALSSFVQGSLFARIEPRIVQLSGQAFTSLKGLAVAADEQQVGVHSAMRFDGPEGELDQLQKSLVSGKSHTIFNGSIQVPKEAQRTNAAQLSRNLMLSSRARVDTKPELEIIADDVKCAHGATVSQLQEDELFYLRSRGITEVEATALLLNGYCQEVIDHLPADAERWQLSKRMHDALMTTT